Part of the Verrucomicrobiia bacterium genome is shown below.
TGAGGTGAAACTGCTTTTGGTTCTGCCGGATGAGGAGAATTATTGAAATTGTTTTGTACGCTGCGCGGGTGATCGCGCTGCTCGCTCTGAACGAATTTGATTTCATATTTGTCCTGAGTTTGGCGGTTTAACAGGCTCGACGTGGGCCTTCTTTAACCTTGTTCGGAGAATGCTCTGATCCAGATGACTCCACAAGCGTTTCCCTGCAGCTGGGTTATCGTGCTCGGACCGTGCTGGAAATGGATCGGGGGCCAGAGGTCCTCGCCCCGATGGTATTACTGCCAGGATGCGCCCTGGCAGGCGTCTCTGCAGAAACCCTGCTTGACCTCGCAACTGCTGGCAGCCAATTTCAGCCCGTGCGGTAAACCAAACCAAAGCCGCCGTTGGATGCGCTTTGCCATCATCACCACTCTTCGCCAGGAAAAGCTGGGCGGGACGCCTGCGCCACGCAACGCAATTGAATTGAAAAATTGAAAAACTGAAATTGAAAGGGAATTGCTTTTTGGGCACGCGAATTGTTTTGTACGCTGCGCGGGTGAAGGAGAATTGGTTTTTCTGTGTCCGGGCGCATTTTCGAGCATTTTCCGCCACTGGTAAGGAAACCATAAAGCCAACTGGCGGCAGTTGGCAAGGCAGAAGCGCACTTTAGCGTCTGAACCGGGTCCCAAAGCGGGTGGAATTGGGGTGGCAGGACGGCAGGACCGTGGTTGAGCGGCCAGACAGTCCGAAAAGGTGCCTGACGTAACGACACCGATTCTCAGCCTGGTGTGGCGGCAAATCCAGTTCAGTCGGTCACGACATTTTCGTAATCGGGCGTCGGGTCCACGTCTAGGCAGGCCTGCAGGCCTAATAGGTCCAGGGGCCTGCAGACGCCGCCAGCGGAGGGCGAGCCGGCGGGTCGTTGGTTGCCCTTAACCCGGCGGCTGGACGGGTCGAGACCTTCGCCCTCTCGCGCTGCCGCTCCCTCACTGGAAGCGGGGAACACTTCGCGTCGCCCGCGCCATTCGACCCCGAGGCGTTTTTCAAGCACGCTTTGGGCATCAGCCAGGCCGAGCGCCCCTGGAATGTGCGGTTGCTCTTTGCCAGGGAGGTCGCCACGTACATTCGTGAGCGGGTCTGGCACCCCAGCCAGCGAATGCGCGAGCGGCGCGATGGCAGCCTCGAGTTGCGGCTGGAGACCTCAAGCCGCAAGGAACTAAGGCGGCGGTAAGAAATAAAGGTAGCAACCTGCCTTGCTCTTTTGCCGCCCAGCTTCGTTGTTCACTCGTTACAGATCACTGCGGATATGCGCCTCGTTCACGCCTCGCTGGGCGACAAAATCCCGCCAGCATCTTGCCACCTTTATTTCTTACCGCCGCCTAACCCGCTGGGTGCTCTCGTGGGTGCCTCACGTCCGAGTGCTGGCCCCGCCAGGACTCCGGGAACGCATCTCATTGAGAGGTTGCGACTCGGACTGTCCTCGAAGAAAATCTGATGCTGTTACGCTTTGAACCTGCTGTGTTACACTTTCAACCAGGGGTCACCCATTAGGGCACTGATCAAGCAGGAAAAACGTTTCCGTCCCGATTTTTTTCTACTCGGTTTTTCCGCGGGCCTTTCGTTCCATTTTGCCAGGCTCCTGATTCAAGCCTGTGGCGTCGGCTGCTACGGACCAGGACGAGGGGGAAGGCGGCAATCTTTTTTAAAAACGTGTTTTATTGAAAATTTTTCACTTGGACAGCCTTTGTCCAAGTGCCGTGGCTAAAGTTGTCCTCAAAAGAAAGGAAAATTATGTTTGAAGGACAATTGGAAATGAGTCTCGACAGCCAGGGGCGGCGCCGGTTCACGACGCGGCGGCAGCGCCGGTTGAATCGGGCCCAATGGTGGTTTCAGCGGATGCGCCAGGCGGTGGATCGCGCCATCGACTGGGAGCCCGCCCCTCAAGGGCCACCGCAGCAAATTTGGTTTCCGGTGGCTCGCCTGCAATTCAGCGAACGCAGAGAGCCGCAGCCGAGAACGGAAAAGCCGGAGGTCATCGAGCAGCGGCTGGTGTGGGAATGAAGGCCGTATCCCCGGTATGAAAGAAAAGAATGGGAATATCGGGTGGGCGGGGCAGGTACTATAAACAGGTTTCTAGATACACAGCATTGGGTTATCCCAAGACGCCAGCACTTCACGAGTAACGCCTCAGTGACTACGGGGCTGCCGGCTGAAGCCGGCGTTCCGGACGCGCGGAACGCCGCCTTTAGGCGGCAGCGCCCGCCGTCACTAACCGATTACCTTCACGAAGATTTTTGTCTCGCACCCATGGTCAATGCACGAGATGTTTTGATCTTTGAAATGCCTCAAGCAATCCCCTAATTTGGGCTTTGCGATGGCGTTCAAAGATTTTCCCGGACAACAGCAGGGCATCCGTTTGCTGCAGCGCTCGATTCAACAGGACCGGCTGGCGCACGCTTACTTGTTCACCGGCCATCACCTGGATGAATTGGAGGCCATGGCGCTGACGCTGGCAAAGAGCCTCAACTGCGCCGGCAGCGCCCCTAAAGGGGGTAAACCCGTCGATTCCTGTGACCACTGCCTCCCCTGCCAGAAGATAATGCACGGGAACCATCCGGACGTGCACTGGGCCAGGCCGGAATCCAAAACGCGCGTCATCACCACCGAACAGATGCGCGAGTTGATGCGGGCCATGCAGCTCAAGCCCACCGAGGCAGAGTATAAAACCGCCATCATTGTTGCAGCCGACCGGTTGCGCGTCGAGGCCGCCAATGCCTTTCTCAAGACACTGGAAGAGCCGCCGCTCAAATCCATCCTTATTCTACTGACCACCGAGCCACAACGGGTCCTCGAAACCATCACATCACGCTGCCTGCGGCTCAATTTTGCCGGCGAAGGCCCGCGCCCGTTGGACCCTGCCCAGCAGCAGTGGCTGGCAACCTTCAGCGAAATGGCAGGGGCCGAAACCAAGAGCCTGCTGGGCCGGTACCGGCTGATGGATGTGCTGCTTCGCAAGCTCAATGAAACCAAGGAGGGCATCGACAAGGCCCTGACTGCCCGTTCGCCCTTGCAGCAGTATAAGGACGCCGATAAGGCATTGATCGAGCGCTGGGAAGACGAGCTGGCGGCCGCCATTGAAGCGGAGTACCGACGGTATCGCACCGAATTGCTGGCCATCCTGCAGAATTGGCTGCGCGATGTGTGGCTCAGGACCTTGAACATGGGCAGCCAGCCCGCCCCAGGCGAGGCCAGTAAAACCTTGGGCGAGCACGGACTCCTGCGCTTCCCGGACTTGCCTGGCACAGAACGGGTCGCGCGGCGGATTTCCTCGAAGGAAGCGCTCGGCAACCTGGATGTCATCGAGCAACTCCAACAACGGCTCTTCACTAATGTCCAGGAGGCGCTGGCCCTCGAAGTGGGTCTGCTCAAACTCCGGCTCTGATTATGCCACCGCGTTCCGGTCGCGAGGGCGTCCATGCCAATCCTGGCCGCAGGAGGGATTTGGGATCCATGTCAGCGCCACAATCCAAGCTTTGGGCCAGTGTGTTTTCGGGCACTTTTGGCGGATTCCTCGGGCTGACTCTGCTCAAGTTCGGGAATCTGCCGATTATGGAGAAATTCGTCACGGCGCCGGCGAATATTTATGAGTTTCTTTTGGGGTCACCCTGGCCGGTCCAATGGGCCTACGCGCTTTTGATCGGCGTTGCCCTGCTGGGCGCAGCAGGGGCGCGCCGGAACTCGAATGCGCCCCGGTGGCTGCTGGTCCTTCCGCTGGTCTGGCTGGCCTGGCAATTCGTGGCCACCAATGATTCCTGGCAGACAGCCCTTTCCCGCCCGACCTGCTGGCACTTTGCGGCCTCTGTGCTTTGCTTTTATCTTGGGTACTTTTCGCTGAGCCGCGTTCGGCAACTCGGTTTATTCTGGGGGGCATTGCTTGCTTGTTTCCTTCTGGTACTGGCTGCCGGATGGCAGCAGCACTTCGGCGGACTCGAAGAAACCCGGCGATACTTCTTCGCGTATATTTATCCCAAAGGCCCAGTGCCTCCTGAATACCTCAAAAAGATGTCCAGCAATCGGATTTTTTCGACCCTTTTTTACCCCAACGCCCTTGCCGGCGCTTTGTTATTGCTCCTGCCCCCCCTGCTCTACAGCATCACCCAGGCGCGCCGCCTATTAACCCCAGCCGCCCGGTGGTTTGTGATCGTGGCTGGTTTGGCCGGCGGGCTGGGTTGCCTTTTTTGGTCCGGCTCGAAGGGGGGCTGGCTGCTGATGCTGCTGCTTGGGTTGATAGCACTATTGCGCCTTAATTTCCGCAAGTCTTTGAAGATTGTTCTGGTGTGCCTGGTTTTGGCCACGGGTTTGACAGGCTTTTTCTGGAA
Proteins encoded:
- a CDS encoding WYL domain-containing protein, coding for MVALNPAAGRVETFALSRCRSLTGSGEHFASPAPFDPEAFFKHALGISQAERPWNVRLLFAREVATYIRERVWHPSQRMRERRDGSLELRLETSSRKELRRR
- a CDS encoding O-antigen ligase family protein: MSAPQSKLWASVFSGTFGGFLGLTLLKFGNLPIMEKFVTAPANIYEFLLGSPWPVQWAYALLIGVALLGAAGARRNSNAPRWLLVLPLVWLAWQFVATNDSWQTALSRPTCWHFAASVLCFYLGYFSLSRVRQLGLFWGALLACFLLVLAAGWQQHFGGLEETRRYFFAYIYPKGPVPPEYLKKMSSNRIFSTLFYPNALAGALLLLLPPLLYSITQARRLLTPAARWFVIVAGLAGGLGCLFWSGSKGGWLLMLLLGLIALLRLNFRKSLKIVLVCLVLATGLTGFFWKYAGFFRKGATSVSARFDYWHAAFVTTKEHPWIGTGPGTFAIPYERIKRPEAEMARLTHNDYLEQASDSGLPGFLIYTLFIVSALVYGVRARQIDGLWFLWLGLLGWALQGLIEFPLYMPALAWPAFTFFGLLLGSCRRG